In Rhizoctonia solani chromosome 6, complete sequence, the sequence AACATCCACTATGCTACAAAACGCTATAATTTCAAGCCTTGTAAACTATGCCCGAGGATAGTAGATCGACATTCAACGGCCAATTCCAGATAGGGAAAAACGGTGAATTTGCCGTGCATCCTGTGTAAATTTGGGCCCGACTCCAAGCGAGTTTGCATTGGGCAAGGAAGCACACAAACGGGTCCGTTTTCCTTATATTTCAAAGGCTATAGTTGTACAAATAGCCGGCCTGGTATACTGCTTTCGTGCTTATTAGCCTCGACTAAAGTGTGGGGAGACGCACCGCTCCTACGACTACCCCACAAGAGTCACTGATCGTCCGCTATGTCCAATCATCGAACCCCTCGCAGGAGTCGGTTGTTGGTGAGAAGCAAGAAGTAATTGAGATTGAACATAGCCCCGTCGTCCACGATGAGGCTGCTCCTAGTACAAGTAGGCCAAGAAAATCGACAGGCGGTCACGGAGACGCCGCACTTGCTATTCTTGGTGCATCTGACACTCCAGTGGAGATATCCCCTGAACAAGATGCTGCGGTGCTGCGCAAGGTTGACCGTTGGCTTGTGCCGGTAAAGTATTGTCATGCGCTTATTGGTCCACAACTAATTCGATCACATAGGTCATGCTCATGGTGTACTTTCTCCAGCAGCTCGATAAGTGGGTATCATTTATGCCAACTGGTTTCGCGGATCTGATTCGCAAGTATTTAGATCATCCCTTTCTTACACCTCAGTTTTCGGGATCGTTTCCGATACCAACCTGGTCGGGTCccagtatagctggttgggCTCAATTGTTTATGTGGCCCAGCTTATCTGGCAGCCTGTCTCGTCGTATTTTCTCGTGAAGCTACCGGTGGGAAAATATTGTAAGTGTATTTATTCATCACCTCACTGGTAATTAGCTGAACTAGTCATAGTGTTTTTCAATGTTTTTATGTGGGGGGTTATTGTTGCTTCGACGGCTGCCGCACATAATTTTAGTGGCTTGATTGCGACTCGGTTTTTCTGGGAATATTTGAGGCTACCGTCGGTTGGTTGTGATTTTTATCTTAGAGAACGTCGTTCCTGAAACTTACTCCCAGCACCGTGCTTCATTACGATCACTCAGATGGTCAGTGCTATGCCCAATTTCAGCACCTGTTATCAAATTCTGAACCCattggtagtggtggagacGTAGAGAACAAACCATGCGACTTAGTCTTTGGATGGCCATGAATGGAGTGACAAGTATGGTGTGTACCATTAACATAGATTATTATAAAAAAATGTCTCTGAATTTAGCCTTCATTAGTTCGGATCTCTGATTGCATTTGGAATCGGGCACATTCATGGCTCACTCAAGCCATATCAAGTAAGTCTTTTATAAGAACAACGATCCCGGACGCTGTTTGATTGCTATACAGACAATATTTTTGGTGAGTTTGTAGCTCAAGAGAATACAGCGTTTACCTAACGGATGTGGTTCCAGTTTATTGGCCTCTTAACTCTAGTGTGCTCTCCCGTAGTATAGTGAGTTGTCTTGATCGAGAATAATTCAAGCTTCAACCAATGATTCCGACCAGCTTCGTTCTTCCCGACTCTCCTTCAACTGCGAAGTTCCTGTCACAGGAAGAGAAGGTGATTGCCCTAGAAAGACTACGTGCGAACAACCAAGGTCGGTCCATTGACACTGGTAACCAGCTTATCACCCACACGGCCTTTTTCAGGGACTGAATCTAAGAGTTGGGAGTGGGGACAGGTTCGGGAAGTTTTACAGACCCGAAGACCTATCTTTGGTTGGCGCTGCAGTTTGTATGCGCGTAGGTGAATAATCTACGCTAATTGTACAACTGCTGAAACTTGACTTCAGGCTGCCGTCAGGGGGTATTAGCACTTTCGGACCACTGATTATCAATGGTTTCGGGTTCAGTCAAGTAAGTCGCTAGTGTACTGGTAATCAGGTATGGTGCGGCTAACCATATTTCAGTTCCATACCAGTATGTTGTTCTAACCTTATAGACCCTCTCAGTATTTACGTTTATTACCATGATGGCCACAGTTTTATTAAACGTGAGTCTGGGCACCTAGATTTGATACAGAATATGTCTCATGATGTTCATAGAGCCCATTCGGCGCGTTCCAAGTCATAATCACTCTTGGATCGCTGCAATCGCACAAAACTTAAACTCAAGTGGCCGGTCCTCTTTTTCCTTACTCTTCCCCCTATCGCTGGAGCCTCGGCGCTGTACGTCTTGGGCCGCGAACCAGAGCTTAGAAACGAGTTATTAGGATGCTATTACGTTGTAAGTTCGTGCGCTCGTACAGTCGCAACATCCTTAAAGTGTCCGATTGTAACAGCTATCGTTTTTCACTGGTATCCAACCCATGCTTTACTCTTGGGCCTCGCAAAACACGGCAGGTCACACAAAGAAGACATGCACTACAGGTGAGTGATGTCTGCGATTCAATTTCAACTGAACTAACGAGCAAGACTACAGGCCTTATCTACGTTGCTCAATGCGCCGGAAATGTG encodes:
- a CDS encoding major facilitator superfamily transporter, which translates into the protein MPEDSRSTFNGQFQIGKNGEFAVHPVVGRRTAPTTTPQESLIVRYVQSSNPSQESVVGEKQEVIEIEHSPVVHDEAAPSTSRPRKSTGGHGDAALAILGASDTPVEISPEQDAAVLRKVDRWLVPVMLMVYFLQQLDKSSLSYTSVFGIVSDTNLVGSQYSWLGSIVYVAQLIWQPVSSYFLVKLPVGKYLFFNVFMWGVIVASTAAAHNFSGLIATRFFWEYLRLPSVAPCFITITQMWWRRREQTMRLSLWMAMNGVTSMFGSLIAFGIGHIHGSLKPYQTIFLFIGLLTLVCSPVVYFVLPDSPSTAKFLSQEEKVIALERLRANNQGTESKSWEWGQFVCALPSGGISTFGPLIINGFGFSQFHTILLNSPFGAFQWPVLFFLTLPPIAGASALYVLGREPELRNELLGCYYVLSFFTGIQPMLYSWASQNTAGHTKKTCTTGLIYVAQCAGNIVGPLLYKTTDAPYYHRGLIAKQVASEPAPDYLLIYDPHLSSLICWIILAVLTPVTALYLAFLNKQHASARRRAGKKAEVIDTSLEDSKHARQAAKENEKSDGDESEGTKRRLNDQAFNDLTDLQNEDFIYVL